In one Streptomyces sp. NBC_01288 genomic region, the following are encoded:
- a CDS encoding transglycosylase domain-containing protein, with protein sequence MGRAEERRARQRGGHRAAPKTRRSSGADGTSAKEGSGAKDGKSFIRRLFTWKKILGTFLGLCLLGIGAFIVLYMMISIPAGNADAKLQSNVYKYSDGKVLTRQGDVNRENVDLSQVPKDVQKTFVAAENKTFYSDAGVDLKGTARGLLNTLSGKGAQGGSTITQQYVKNFYLTQDQTVTRKLKEMVISLKLDREKSKDYILAGYINTSYYGRGAYGIQAAAQAYYGIDAKDLDVPQGAYLAALLQAPSQYDWQAATDTGRKLVQARWNYVLDNMVEQDWLTSTKREAMKFPVPKAPKAEPGMEGQTGYMVYAADQALEKQLIASGQAANAKDAETLVNAGGWTITLNIDKKKQAQLEKSVKSQLTSKLDKKKRKVDGNVQPGAVSVDPKTGAVLAMYGGSGYTEHYTNNATRTDYQPASTFKPVILAAALADEAKTQSGKQITTDTLYEGTSKRPVVGSDIAFAPENEDDQSYGKVTVQTAMNKSINSVFAQLGVDVGMDKVMKTAGELGMDTGDLKAVPAQTLGTMGASPMEMAGVYATFDNHGKKVTPAIVKSVAHNTRTVTMPNPIGAQVIPREAADTVSSVLTGVVDDGTAKVSVAENSKRDGQQVAGKTGTSDNNKSAWFTGYTPDLVTSVGLFGEDAKSHAQVPLTGATGLITAGGGRINGGGYPAQIWATYMFGVTKANGKFDLDTDQGAAVEPDFTPTATPTLSATPSPTPTTKSPSPTPTTESPTPTPTPTPTPTPTPTPTISPPVTPTGDNTDNPFDQLDQ encoded by the coding sequence ATGGGACGAGCGGAAGAGAGACGAGCGCGCCAACGCGGTGGCCACCGCGCGGCGCCCAAGACCCGCCGCTCGTCGGGGGCGGACGGCACGAGCGCGAAGGAAGGCTCGGGCGCCAAGGACGGCAAGAGCTTCATACGCAGGCTCTTCACCTGGAAGAAGATCCTCGGTACGTTCCTCGGCCTCTGCCTGCTGGGCATCGGTGCGTTCATCGTGCTCTACATGATGATCAGCATCCCCGCGGGCAACGCCGACGCGAAGCTGCAGAGCAACGTCTACAAGTACAGCGACGGCAAGGTCCTGACCCGCCAGGGCGATGTGAACCGCGAGAACGTCGACCTCTCGCAGGTCCCGAAGGACGTCCAGAAGACGTTCGTCGCCGCCGAGAACAAGACGTTCTACAGCGACGCCGGCGTCGACCTCAAGGGCACCGCCCGCGGTCTGCTCAACACGCTGTCCGGCAAGGGCGCGCAGGGCGGTTCGACGATCACCCAGCAGTACGTCAAGAACTTCTACCTGACGCAGGACCAGACCGTCACGCGCAAGCTGAAGGAAATGGTCATCTCGCTGAAGCTGGACCGCGAGAAGTCCAAGGACTACATCCTCGCCGGGTACATCAACACCAGCTACTACGGCCGCGGCGCCTACGGCATCCAGGCCGCCGCCCAGGCCTACTACGGGATCGACGCCAAGGACCTCGACGTCCCGCAGGGCGCCTACCTCGCCGCGCTCCTCCAGGCGCCGAGCCAGTACGACTGGCAGGCCGCGACGGACACCGGCCGCAAGCTGGTGCAGGCGCGCTGGAACTACGTCCTGGACAACATGGTCGAGCAGGACTGGCTGACGTCCACCAAGCGCGAGGCCATGAAGTTCCCGGTCCCCAAGGCGCCCAAGGCCGAGCCCGGCATGGAGGGCCAGACCGGCTACATGGTGTACGCCGCCGACCAGGCCCTGGAGAAGCAGCTGATCGCCTCGGGGCAGGCCGCCAACGCCAAGGACGCCGAGACGCTGGTCAACGCGGGCGGCTGGACGATCACGCTCAACATCGACAAGAAGAAGCAGGCCCAGCTGGAGAAGTCGGTCAAGTCCCAGCTGACCAGCAAGCTCGACAAGAAGAAGCGCAAGGTCGACGGCAACGTCCAGCCCGGCGCGGTGTCCGTGGACCCCAAGACGGGCGCGGTCCTGGCGATGTACGGCGGCTCGGGCTACACCGAGCACTACACGAACAACGCGACCCGCACCGACTACCAGCCCGCCTCCACCTTCAAGCCGGTGATCCTGGCCGCGGCCCTGGCCGACGAGGCCAAGACGCAGTCCGGCAAGCAGATCACGACGGACACGCTCTACGAAGGCACCAGCAAGCGCCCGGTCGTGGGCAGCGACATCGCGTTCGCGCCGGAGAACGAGGACGACCAGAGCTACGGCAAGGTCACCGTCCAGACGGCGATGAACAAGTCGATCAACTCGGTCTTCGCGCAGCTCGGTGTCGACGTCGGCATGGACAAGGTCATGAAGACCGCGGGCGAACTGGGCATGGACACCGGCGACCTGAAGGCCGTGCCCGCGCAGACCCTCGGCACCATGGGCGCGAGCCCGATGGAGATGGCCGGTGTCTACGCCACCTTCGACAACCACGGCAAGAAGGTCACCCCGGCGATCGTCAAGTCGGTCGCGCACAACACGCGCACGGTCACCATGCCGAACCCGATCGGCGCTCAGGTCATCCCGCGCGAGGCCGCCGACACGGTGTCCTCGGTGCTGACCGGTGTGGTCGACGACGGTACGGCGAAGGTGTCGGTGGCCGAGAACAGCAAGCGCGACGGGCAGCAGGTCGCGGGCAAGACCGGTACGTCCGACAACAACAAGTCGGCCTGGTTCACCGGCTACACGCCCGACCTGGTCACCTCGGTGGGTCTGTTCGGTGAGGACGCCAAGTCCCACGCCCAGGTGCCGCTGACCGGCGCGACCGGCCTGATCACCGCGGGCGGCGGCCGTATCAACGGTGGTGGTTACCCGGCGCAGATCTGGGCGACGTACATGTTCGGAGTGACCAAGGCGAACGGCAAGTTCGACCTGGACACCGACCAGGGCGCGGCCGTCGAGCCGGACTTCACGCCGACGGCGACCCCGACCCTGTCGGCGACGCCGTCCCCGACCCCGACGACCAAGTCGCCGTCGCCGACCCCGACGACGGAGTCACCGACGCCGACCCCGACACCGACGCCGACCCCGACACCCACCCCGACGCCGACGATCAGTCCGCCGGTGACACCGACCGGCGACAACACGGACAATCCGTTCGACCAGCTCGACCAATAG
- a CDS encoding ABC transporter ATP-binding protein, producing MTTHPAGSLLAAQELRKAYGPTTALDGAEFSIHPGEVVAVMGPSGSGKSTLLHCLAGIVPPDSGSITYNGQEMATMSDAQRSALRRSEFGFVFQFGQLVPELTCVENVALPLRLNGTHRKEAERAALSWMERLEVDDLAKKRPGEVSGGQGQRVAVARSLVTSPRVLFADEPTGALDSLNGERVMELLTEAARSTNAAVVLVTHEARVAAYSDREIVVRDGKSRDMERVV from the coding sequence GTGACGACACATCCCGCCGGTTCCCTGCTCGCGGCCCAGGAGCTGCGCAAGGCCTACGGGCCGACGACCGCGCTGGACGGCGCGGAGTTCTCCATCCATCCCGGCGAGGTCGTCGCCGTGATGGGGCCCTCCGGGTCGGGGAAGTCGACGCTGCTGCACTGTCTCGCCGGGATCGTGCCGCCCGACTCGGGCTCGATCACGTACAACGGGCAGGAGATGGCGACCATGAGCGACGCCCAGCGCAGTGCGCTGCGCCGCTCGGAGTTCGGGTTCGTGTTCCAGTTCGGCCAGTTGGTGCCGGAGCTGACCTGCGTCGAGAACGTCGCCCTGCCGCTGCGGCTGAACGGCACGCACCGCAAGGAGGCCGAGCGCGCCGCGCTGAGCTGGATGGAGCGGCTTGAGGTCGACGACCTCGCCAAGAAGCGGCCCGGCGAGGTCTCCGGCGGGCAGGGGCAGCGCGTCGCCGTCGCCCGCTCGCTGGTCACCAGCCCCCGGGTGCTGTTCGCCGACGAGCCGACCGGCGCGCTCGACTCGCTCAACGGCGAGCGCGTGATGGAGCTGCTGACCGAGGCGGCCCGGTCCACGAACGCGGCCGTCGTGCTGGTCACGCACGAGGCGCGGGTGGCCGCGTACTCGGACCGCGAGATCGTCGTACGGGACGGCAAGTCCAGGGACATGGAGCGCGTCGTATGA
- a CDS encoding PadR family transcriptional regulator — MSIGHTLLGLLESGPRHGYDLKRAFDEKFGHDRPLHYGQVYSTMSRLLKNGLVEVDGIEAGGGPERKRYAITDAGITDVQKWLATPEKPEPYLQSALYTKVVLALLTHRDAAEILDVQRSEHLRSMRILTDRKRKGDLADQLICDHALFHLEADLRWLELTAARLDKLAEVVAK, encoded by the coding sequence ATGTCCATCGGTCACACCCTTCTGGGGCTCCTGGAGTCCGGCCCGCGTCACGGTTACGACCTGAAGCGGGCCTTCGACGAGAAGTTCGGTCACGACCGGCCGCTGCACTACGGCCAGGTCTACTCGACGATGTCCCGCCTGCTGAAGAACGGTCTCGTCGAGGTCGACGGCATCGAGGCGGGCGGCGGTCCCGAGCGCAAGCGGTACGCGATCACCGACGCCGGGATCACCGACGTACAGAAGTGGCTCGCGACGCCGGAGAAGCCCGAGCCGTATCTGCAGTCGGCCCTCTACACCAAGGTCGTCCTCGCGCTGCTGACCCACCGGGACGCGGCCGAGATCCTCGACGTGCAGCGCTCCGAGCATCTGCGCAGCATGCGGATCCTGACGGACCGCAAGCGCAAGGGCGATCTCGCGGACCAGCTGATCTGCGATCACGCCCTCTTCCATCTGGAGGCCGACCTGCGGTGGCTGGAGCTCACCGCCGCGCGCCTCGACAAACTCGCCGAGGTGGTGGCCAAGTGA
- a CDS encoding catalase — MTQAPQHTPYTTNNVGIPVESDEHSLTVGADGPILLQDHYLIEKMAQFNRERVPERVVHAKGSGAYGFFEVTNDVSQFTRADLFQPGKRTEMLARFSTVAGEQGSPDTWRDPRGFALKFYTEHGNYDMVGNNTPVFFVRDTIKFQDFIRSQKRHPATGLRSNDMQWDFWTLSPESAHQVTWLMGDRGIPKTYRHMNGYSSHTYMWINGAGERFWVKYHFKTDQGVEYLTQAEADELAGSDGDKHRRDLHESIESGNAPSWSLKVQIMPFEDAADYRFNPFDLTKVWPHGDYPLIDVGRMTLNRNPDDYFVHIEQAAFEPSNLVPGIGPSPDKMLLGRLFSYPDTHRYRIGPNYAQLPPNRPHSPVNSYAKDGPMRYEASNAARPYAPNSYGGPAADYGQFGDPASWQTAGELVREATKLHREDDDFGQAGTMVREVLDDAARDRLVANVSGHLKADVSRSVLDRALRYWQNVDKELGDRIAANFA, encoded by the coding sequence GTGACGCAGGCACCCCAGCACACTCCGTACACGACGAACAACGTCGGCATCCCGGTGGAGAGCGACGAACACTCGCTCACCGTCGGAGCCGACGGCCCGATCCTGCTCCAGGACCACTACCTCATCGAGAAGATGGCCCAGTTCAACCGGGAACGGGTCCCCGAGCGGGTGGTGCACGCCAAGGGCAGCGGAGCGTACGGCTTCTTCGAAGTCACCAACGACGTCAGCCAGTTCACCCGGGCCGACCTCTTCCAGCCGGGCAAACGCACCGAGATGCTGGCACGGTTCTCCACCGTCGCCGGTGAGCAGGGCTCGCCCGACACCTGGCGCGACCCCCGCGGCTTCGCCCTCAAGTTCTATACAGAGCACGGCAATTACGACATGGTGGGCAACAACACCCCGGTCTTCTTCGTCCGTGACACGATCAAGTTCCAGGACTTCATCCGCTCGCAGAAGCGGCACCCGGCGACCGGGCTGCGCAGCAACGACATGCAGTGGGACTTCTGGACCCTCTCCCCCGAGTCGGCGCACCAGGTGACCTGGCTGATGGGCGACCGGGGCATCCCGAAGACGTACCGCCACATGAACGGCTACAGCTCCCACACCTATATGTGGATCAACGGCGCCGGTGAGCGGTTCTGGGTGAAGTACCACTTCAAGACCGACCAGGGCGTCGAGTACCTCACGCAGGCAGAGGCCGACGAGCTGGCCGGGTCCGACGGCGACAAGCACCGCCGTGACCTGCACGAGTCGATCGAGTCCGGGAACGCGCCGAGCTGGTCCCTGAAGGTCCAGATCATGCCGTTCGAGGACGCGGCGGACTACCGCTTCAACCCCTTCGACCTGACGAAGGTCTGGCCGCACGGGGACTACCCGCTGATCGACGTCGGCCGCATGACCCTGAACCGGAACCCGGACGACTACTTCGTCCACATCGAGCAGGCCGCCTTCGAGCCCTCGAACCTGGTGCCGGGCATCGGCCCCTCGCCGGACAAGATGCTGCTGGGCCGGCTGTTCTCGTACCCGGACACCCACCGGTACCGGATCGGCCCCAACTACGCCCAGCTGCCGCCGAATCGGCCGCACTCCCCGGTCAACTCCTATGCCAAGGACGGCCCGATGCGGTACGAGGCGTCCAACGCGGCGCGGCCGTACGCCCCGAACTCCTACGGCGGCCCCGCGGCCGACTACGGGCAGTTCGGCGACCCGGCGAGCTGGCAGACCGCCGGTGAACTGGTCCGCGAGGCAACGAAGTTGCACCGCGAGGACGACGACTTCGGGCAGGCGGGCACGATGGTCCGCGAGGTCCTCGACGATGCCGCCCGCGACCGGCTCGTGGCGAACGTCAGCGGCCATCTGAAGGCCGACGTGTCCCGCTCGGTCCTCGACCGCGCGCTGCGCTACTGGCAGAACGTGGACAAGGAACTCGGCGACCGGATCGCCGCGAACTTCGCCTAG
- a CDS encoding SPFH domain-containing protein: protein MTTEVPADVPDMPAPSVREFTAHSIGGGLALILGLAGVLVSVGLIITATAVDGAGGKAALIIGGILLFLASVTAMSGLNTVAPGEARVVQLFGRYQGTIRRDGLRWVNPFTSRTKISTRVRNHETPTLKVNDAYGNPIELAAVIVWKVRDTAQATFEVDDYTEFVATQTETAVRHIAIEYPYDAHDEGGLSLRGNAEEITEKLAVELSARVEAAGVQIIESRFTHLAYAPEIASAMLQRQQAGAVVAARRQIVDGAVGMVEAALARITEQDIVELDNERKAAMVSNLLVVLCGDRAPQPVLNTGTLYQ from the coding sequence ATGACCACCGAAGTACCCGCGGACGTGCCCGACATGCCCGCCCCGAGCGTTCGGGAGTTCACCGCGCACAGCATCGGCGGCGGGCTCGCGCTGATTCTCGGGCTGGCCGGAGTGCTGGTCTCCGTCGGCCTGATCATCACCGCCACCGCGGTCGACGGAGCCGGCGGCAAGGCCGCGCTGATCATCGGCGGCATCCTCCTCTTCCTCGCCTCCGTGACCGCGATGAGCGGGCTGAACACGGTGGCGCCGGGCGAGGCGCGGGTCGTGCAGCTCTTCGGGCGGTACCAGGGGACGATCCGGCGGGACGGGCTGCGCTGGGTGAACCCGTTCACCTCGCGCACGAAGATCTCGACCCGCGTCCGCAACCACGAGACCCCGACCCTCAAGGTCAACGACGCCTACGGCAACCCGATCGAGCTCGCCGCGGTCATCGTCTGGAAGGTCCGCGACACCGCGCAGGCCACGTTCGAGGTCGACGACTACACCGAGTTCGTCGCCACCCAGACCGAGACGGCCGTACGGCACATCGCCATCGAGTATCCCTACGACGCCCACGACGAGGGCGGGCTCTCGCTGCGCGGGAACGCCGAGGAGATCACCGAGAAGCTCGCCGTCGAACTCAGCGCCCGGGTCGAGGCGGCCGGCGTCCAGATCATCGAGTCCCGCTTCACACATCTCGCGTACGCGCCCGAGATCGCCTCGGCGATGCTCCAGCGGCAGCAGGCCGGGGCGGTCGTCGCGGCCCGGCGGCAGATCGTCGACGGCGCGGTGGGCATGGTCGAGGCGGCACTGGCCCGGATCACCGAGCAGGACATCGTGGAGCTGGACAACGAACGGAAGGCGGCCATGGTCTCCAACCTCCTGGTGGTGCTCTGCGGGGACCGGGCACCGCAGCCGGTGCTGAACACGGGCACCCTGTACCAGTGA